One Defluviimonas aquaemixtae DNA window includes the following coding sequences:
- a CDS encoding M48 family metallopeptidase, protein MRKLIVLIALGLAGCVESVPQQAVPVEPLPVSGAPVMPLVAAQNFVSVVSRMEPVIERECLARIGPANCNFRIVVDERPGQPPNAYQTLDRAGRPIIAFTLPLIAEARNTDELAFVMGHEAGHHIGEHIPRQQQSALAGALILGTLTAATGGDPAAIQSAQDVGGALGARRYAKEYELEADALGTIMAWRAGYDPERGAAFFTRIPDPGNRFLGTHPPTASRIETVRRTLASLR, encoded by the coding sequence ATGAGAAAGCTGATCGTCCTTATCGCGTTGGGGCTGGCGGGTTGCGTGGAGAGCGTGCCGCAGCAGGCGGTGCCAGTGGAGCCGCTGCCTGTGTCGGGGGCGCCGGTCATGCCCTTGGTCGCTGCGCAGAACTTCGTGTCGGTCGTGTCGCGGATGGAGCCCGTGATCGAACGCGAATGCCTGGCCCGCATCGGTCCGGCCAACTGCAATTTCCGCATCGTCGTCGACGAACGCCCGGGCCAGCCGCCCAATGCTTACCAGACGCTCGACCGGGCCGGGCGGCCTATTATCGCTTTCACGCTTCCGCTGATAGCGGAGGCGCGCAATACAGATGAGCTTGCGTTCGTGATGGGCCACGAGGCCGGCCATCACATCGGCGAGCACATCCCCCGCCAACAACAAAGCGCGCTCGCAGGCGCGCTCATCCTCGGGACGCTGACAGCCGCGACAGGAGGCGACCCGGCCGCGATCCAGTCGGCTCAGGATGTCGGCGGCGCTCTTGGCGCGCGGCGCTATGCGAAAGAGTATGAGCTTGAGGCTGACGCGCTTGGCACAATAATGGCCTGGAGGGCCGGCTACGATCCCGAACGCGGTGCGGCCTTCTTCACGCGCATTCCTGACCCCGGCAACCGGTTCCTCGGCACGCACCCCCCGACTGCGAGCCGAATCGAGACGGTGCGCCGCACGCTTGCGAGTCTGCGCTGA
- a CDS encoding DUF6455 family protein, with protein sequence MGKVVAFASATIRDGVPYFLTDRETRRHGVDVGRAMQSGILTADDFRALLAHCRACPDRQGERTAESGALPDCTPPKWCANIAVIEGLRGIV encoded by the coding sequence ATGGGCAAGGTGGTTGCTTTCGCGTCCGCGACAATCCGGGACGGCGTTCCCTATTTCCTGACCGACCGCGAAACGCGTCGCCACGGTGTAGATGTCGGACGCGCCATGCAATCGGGAATATTGACCGCCGACGATTTTCGCGCGCTCCTCGCCCATTGCCGTGCCTGTCCGGACCGACAGGGCGAGCGGACGGCCGAGAGCGGAGCGCTTCCCGACTGCACGCCGCCCAAGTGGTGCGCCAATATCGCGGTCATCGAGGGGCTGCGCGGCATCGTGTGA
- a CDS encoding diacylglycerol kinase: MRGLLVSELHRFWNTCIWSLQGWRAAWTSEKSLRQWTAINIFSAILAFALDLGAGERALILALGLLILAAELFNTAIEGMVDLASPDRDPRAGKIKDCGSAAVALTAIAGGLAWLAILLG; the protein is encoded by the coding sequence ATGCGCGGTTTGCTGGTCTCAGAACTCCACCGCTTCTGGAATACCTGCATCTGGTCCCTGCAGGGTTGGCGGGCCGCCTGGACCTCGGAAAAATCGCTTCGGCAATGGACCGCGATCAATATCTTCTCGGCGATTCTGGCCTTCGCGCTTGACCTCGGCGCCGGCGAGCGGGCGCTGATCCTCGCCTTGGGGCTCCTGATCCTGGCGGCGGAGCTTTTTAACACCGCTATCGAGGGCATGGTGGACCTCGCGTCGCCCGACCGCGACCCGCGGGCGGGCAAGATCAAGGATTGCGGATCGGCGGCCGTCGCCCTGACCGCGATTGCGGGCGGGCTGGCGTGGCTCGCGATCCTGCTGGGGTAG
- a CDS encoding UbiA family prenyltransferase, with protein sequence MTDVKPLVLDVDGTFLKTDMLFETFWAGLGHDPGATLKATLANFTRPERLKAELAAIAPLRTDLLPVNSEVADLALRSRMAGREVVLASASDRSLVARLAEEYGLSDTVFASDGEINLKGAAKAGALVTAYGERGFDYAGDSAADIPVWEQAENALVVGRVNSARALTAEGRNVVELDGGWHPAALLRAMRPHQWVKNVLLFLAMIAAHRFDLATLIPIVWGIVAFSAAASSIYIVNDLLDLEADRLHPTKCRRPFASGDVPIRVGMVAFAGLAVLALGVAAALNWTFFGVVVLYMVTSLAYSLKLKRMRWVDIATLAALYTIRVVAGAAAGQVDVSIYMLIFIFPIFITLGCVKRLTELTLATSDERLPGRGYGRLDRGDLLNVAGLGIAGSVLIFFLYSVSEQGRTLYPTTWILWVAMIPMTLWLVRMVLLGWFGKQDYDPIVFAMRDKFGIGILMITLSLMFWAAGLWSQWFGG encoded by the coding sequence ATGACCGACGTGAAGCCCCTCGTCCTCGACGTGGATGGCACCTTTCTGAAGACCGACATGCTGTTCGAGACCTTCTGGGCCGGTCTCGGACACGATCCGGGCGCGACTTTGAAGGCGACGCTGGCCAATTTCACACGGCCTGAGCGCCTGAAGGCCGAGCTTGCGGCGATTGCGCCACTGCGGACCGACCTTCTCCCGGTCAACTCGGAGGTAGCCGACCTTGCGCTTAGAAGCCGGATGGCGGGGCGCGAGGTCGTCCTGGCATCCGCCTCCGACCGAAGCCTCGTAGCGCGGCTCGCCGAGGAATACGGCCTGTCAGATACTGTTTTCGCATCCGACGGCGAGATCAATCTCAAGGGCGCGGCCAAGGCCGGGGCCCTGGTTACCGCTTATGGCGAGCGCGGCTTCGACTATGCCGGCGACTCGGCCGCTGATATTCCGGTCTGGGAACAGGCGGAAAACGCCCTGGTCGTAGGGCGAGTCAACTCGGCGCGGGCGCTTACGGCAGAGGGTCGGAACGTCGTCGAACTGGATGGCGGCTGGCATCCGGCGGCGCTCTTGCGGGCGATGCGGCCGCACCAGTGGGTCAAGAACGTACTACTGTTCCTCGCCATGATCGCAGCTCACCGCTTCGATCTCGCGACGCTGATCCCGATCGTCTGGGGTATCGTTGCCTTCTCGGCGGCAGCTTCGTCGATCTACATCGTCAACGATCTTCTGGACCTCGAAGCCGATCGCCTGCATCCGACGAAGTGTCGCCGCCCCTTCGCGAGCGGCGACGTCCCGATCAGGGTCGGCATGGTGGCCTTTGCCGGTCTCGCTGTCCTCGCGCTCGGCGTCGCTGCCGCGCTCAACTGGACGTTCTTCGGTGTGGTCGTGCTCTACATGGTCACGTCGCTCGCCTATTCGCTGAAGCTCAAGCGGATGCGCTGGGTCGACATCGCAACGCTCGCGGCGCTCTACACGATACGCGTTGTGGCCGGAGCGGCGGCGGGACAGGTCGACGTCTCGATATACATGCTGATTTTCATCTTCCCGATCTTCATCACGCTCGGCTGCGTGAAGCGCCTGACCGAGCTTACACTCGCCACCTCGGATGAGAGGTTGCCGGGCCGGGGTTACGGTCGGCTGGACCGCGGCGATCTTTTGAACGTGGCTGGGCTCGGCATCGCGGGCTCCGTCCTCATCTTCTTCCTCTATTCGGTCAGCGAACAGGGCCGCACGCTCTATCCCACGACCTGGATACTTTGGGTCGCGATGATTCCGATGACGCTATGGCTCGTCCGCATGGTACTTCTTGGCTGGTTCGGCAAGCAGGACTATGACCCGATCGTCTTCGCAATGCGCGACAAGTTCGGCATTGGGATCCTGATGATCACACTGTCGCTGATGTTCTGGGCAGCGGGGTTGTGGTCTCAGTGGTTTGGCGGCTGA
- the cpaB gene encoding Flp pilus assembly protein CpaB, with the protein MRLVFGLVLVLGVALAGFAVYMAQDYIAQTQAERDRLAAERARAPRLVDVVVAKKALKYGDRLTRADLDVVKVEAGKVPAGVYNKIVAPQDGTQNVTPVFWEGETRPRAALRSYEPFEPLLSAKITEPGVDAGINANLSPGMRAFAINVDVTSGVSGFLRPGDRVDIYWSGRIGNQDVTKLIDKAVRLIAINQSADADRSEETMIARTVTVEAKPEQVAALALAQQTGRLTLALVGTGDIQEVGAIEIDRNSLLGIVEAAPEPEAAPERVCTIRTNKGGEIVETVIPCTN; encoded by the coding sequence ATGCGATTGGTATTTGGGTTGGTGCTGGTCTTGGGGGTCGCGCTGGCGGGGTTCGCTGTGTACATGGCGCAGGACTACATCGCCCAGACCCAGGCAGAGCGGGATCGCCTCGCCGCCGAGCGGGCGCGGGCGCCGCGTCTCGTCGATGTGGTCGTGGCCAAGAAGGCCCTGAAATACGGCGACCGGTTGACGCGCGCCGATCTCGACGTCGTGAAGGTCGAGGCCGGCAAGGTGCCGGCGGGTGTGTACAACAAGATCGTCGCGCCGCAGGATGGCACCCAGAACGTCACGCCGGTGTTTTGGGAGGGCGAAACGCGCCCCCGCGCCGCGCTTCGGAGCTATGAGCCCTTCGAGCCGCTGCTGTCTGCGAAGATAACAGAGCCCGGCGTCGATGCCGGGATCAACGCCAACCTCTCGCCCGGCATGCGCGCGTTCGCGATTAACGTCGACGTGACCTCAGGCGTTTCCGGCTTCCTGCGCCCGGGCGACCGGGTCGACATCTACTGGTCAGGCCGGATCGGCAATCAGGATGTCACGAAGCTGATCGACAAAGCGGTCCGCCTTATCGCGATCAACCAGAGCGCGGATGCAGACCGGAGCGAAGAGACAATGATCGCGCGCACGGTCACCGTGGAGGCCAAGCCGGAGCAGGTCGCCGCGCTCGCGCTCGCACAGCAGACCGGCCGGCTGACGCTCGCCCTCGTAGGGACCGGCGACATTCAGGAGGTCGGCGCCATCGAGATCGACCGTAACAGCCTACTCGGCATCGTCGAGGCGGCGCCCGAGCCCGAAGCCGCGCCCGAGAGGGTCTGCACGATCCGCACCAACAAGGGCGGCGAGATCGTCGAGACCGTCATCCCCTGCACGAACTGA
- a CDS encoding lytic transglycosylase domain-containing protein — MQLHRLAVSCVTAALLGAGAAAAETAPQPYSDFTFKRISAPSASGSKRITVQIDPEEQARRLATPQLPPPENPIPRGGAAPGLLPAAPSGPSEYDWYWDNVSPALGAGAGRFPLALAALTQGPEGSAVAAPRLQHMQDIARLHGREILAATIGTEVSPALVLAVIGIESAGRADAVSSAGAVGLMQLIPATADRFGVADSADPIDNIKGGVAYLDWLMNEFGGDPLMVLAAYNAGENAVKKNDGVPPYAETRAYVPKVLAAWTVARGLCVTPPELVSDGCVFAANG, encoded by the coding sequence ATGCAGCTTCACAGGCTCGCAGTTTCATGCGTCACGGCCGCCCTGTTGGGTGCAGGCGCGGCTGCGGCGGAAACCGCGCCGCAGCCCTATTCCGACTTCACCTTCAAACGCATCTCCGCGCCGAGCGCCTCGGGGTCGAAACGCATCACGGTGCAGATCGACCCCGAGGAGCAGGCACGCCGTCTCGCGACGCCACAGCTTCCGCCGCCGGAAAATCCGATCCCCCGCGGCGGAGCGGCGCCGGGCCTCCTGCCGGCTGCGCCGTCCGGGCCGAGCGAATACGACTGGTACTGGGACAACGTTTCGCCTGCGCTTGGCGCTGGTGCTGGGCGCTTTCCGCTAGCGCTCGCGGCCCTCACGCAGGGCCCGGAGGGCTCTGCGGTCGCCGCGCCCCGGCTACAGCATATGCAGGACATCGCGCGGCTCCATGGCCGCGAGATCCTGGCCGCGACGATAGGTACCGAGGTTTCGCCCGCCCTCGTCCTGGCCGTGATCGGGATCGAGAGTGCGGGTCGGGCCGATGCGGTTTCTTCGGCCGGGGCCGTCGGGTTGATGCAGCTCATACCGGCCACGGCCGACCGCTTCGGCGTTGCCGACAGCGCCGACCCGATCGACAACATCAAGGGCGGCGTTGCTTATCTCGACTGGCTGATGAATGAGTTCGGTGGCGATCCGCTCATGGTGCTTGCGGCCTACAATGCGGGTGAAAACGCGGTTAAGAAGAACGATGGTGTTCCGCCCTATGCCGAAACCCGCGCATATGTGCCCAAGGTGCTCGCCGCATGGACGGTGGCGCGCGGTCTTTGTGTGACGCCGCCCGAGTTAGTGTCGGACGGTTGCGTCTTCGCCGCGAATGGATGA